Genomic DNA from Bacteroidia bacterium:
AAGCGTTAGCGAAGCACCGAAGCGAAGCGCAGTGCGGAATGCCCCGACCCTTGCGTCAGCAAGGGGCACGCCCAAAACTAAAAAAATTATCTGAATAAAAACTTCTTACCTACATAAACTTATACTTCTGAACTTTTTAAGGCTGCCCGCATAATGAACAATAAACCTATTATCCCAGGTATGAGCAAATTTATCACATAAATAGCCAAAGCACTGTGAAAAGCAGTAAACGTGGATAAACCATAACTTTTGTAAGTGTACATTAAAACACTCTCTCTTATTCCAAGTTCGCTTAATCCTGCACTGGGCACCACAGACTTGATAAACAACATAGTGTTGACACAAATTAAACCTGCTTGAATAGAATAATTTTCATCTGTATAATACCCCCAAATGAGATACTGCAGCACAAAAACAATATATCTAACTGCTGCGTACCCCAACACTACAATTACATCCCGCCAAGAAAGAAAAATTTTCTCTGTAAAATACCGCTTCAACCTCTTTTGATTGACAACAAAACGAATAATTTTATTTCGCATAAAAATAACCGTAACATGAAAAATAAACAGCAAAACGGCACAAGCTAAAATAAAATAAAGGTATTCCTGCAATATATGAACTACATATAAAAACGTAAATCCAAGCCCTATAAAAATCGTAACCCAAAGTTGGGCAAT
This window encodes:
- a CDS encoding flippase-like domain-containing protein; this encodes MKRPAHKVKRLITWTLLAASLIYIIYEVHSFNSLWDSLARVSVKKAITAALFVFLLMLLNWGIEAKKWQYLVLKVLTQYSYLISLQTVISGITLGLFTPNRVGEYGARIFYVENEHKADLLIFAFIDRIAQLWVTIFIGLGFTFLYVVHILQEYLYFILACAVLLFIFHVTVIFMRNKIIRFVVNQKRLKRYFTEKIFLSWRDVIVVLGYAAVRYIVFVLQYLIWGYYTDENYSIQAGLICVNTMLFIKSVVPSAGLSELGIRESVLMYTYKSYGLSTFTAFHSALAIYVINLLIPGIIGLLFIMRAALKSSEV